Proteins from one bacterium genomic window:
- a CDS encoding tetratricopeptide repeat protein, with translation MRSKYTFIGFDLVLTLLLFCFGCATLTTPTALQVQRWQLKAERGDANAQYKLGVCLMNGQGVSTNYPAAREWFIKSAAQNQPKAPCALGIIYSQGLGVDRNNDEALGWFRKAAENGDPEGQFHLGVAYAKGTTVDRDYAEAVKWYRKAADQDFAMAQYYLGVAYAEGRGVEKEDSLAVGWFKKAAGHGDADAPYDLGACYELGIGVEPDHQAAYGWFLLAKNRGHDKAASRLAPLEKELSEAQLKAANSWATKWKSVR, from the coding sequence ATGAGATCAAAATATACATTCATTGGCTTTGATTTAGTCCTGACCCTACTCCTTTTTTGTTTTGGGTGTGCCACTCTGACCACTCCCACCGCCCTGCAGGTGCAACGGTGGCAGTTAAAAGCGGAGCGGGGGGATGCGAATGCCCAATACAAGCTCGGTGTCTGCCTCATGAATGGACAAGGGGTGTCGACTAATTATCCTGCGGCGAGGGAGTGGTTTATCAAATCAGCCGCCCAGAATCAGCCAAAGGCACCATGCGCTCTTGGGATAATCTACAGCCAAGGCCTGGGGGTTGACCGCAACAACGATGAAGCCCTGGGATGGTTCCGAAAAGCAGCAGAGAACGGGGATCCTGAAGGGCAATTTCATCTTGGAGTCGCCTATGCGAAGGGAACCACGGTTGACCGCGACTATGCTGAAGCGGTGAAATGGTACCGGAAGGCGGCTGATCAGGATTTTGCCATGGCCCAATATTACCTGGGGGTGGCCTATGCCGAAGGCCGAGGGGTTGAAAAAGAGGACTCCCTGGCGGTGGGGTGGTTCAAAAAAGCGGCGGGCCATGGAGACGCGGACGCCCCATACGATCTTGGAGCATGTTATGAATTAGGGATCGGGGTTGAGCCAGACCATCAGGCTGCCTATGGATGGTTTCTATTGGCTAAAAATAGAGGACATGATAAAGCCGCCTCAAGACTGGCACCCCTTGAGAAGGAATTATCCGAGGCACAATTGAAAGCCGCAAATTCCTGGGCGACGAAATGGAAGTCTGTCCGGTAA
- a CDS encoding thermonuclease family protein, whose product MKMRIMTGWMFPPFFASLILLINGCSSIPEAPDQSKPPLPIVQGGQLLSAKVIGVIDGATIKILTSSNNSNIEFRVTLAEIEAPEKYQAFGDKAKQALADKTTGREITLRVVRQDRYGDVFAFIFIGERWINLEMVAEGYAWRGQYSRITELAQAEKEARQGRIGLWADEHPMPPWEYRSQRLNPPEEHNRNEGRNIQPLFTIQW is encoded by the coding sequence ATGAAAATGCGAATCATGACGGGCTGGATGTTCCCCCCATTCTTTGCCTCACTAATTCTGCTCATCAATGGCTGCTCATCCATCCCTGAAGCGCCAGATCAATCCAAGCCGCCCCTTCCCATCGTGCAAGGCGGACAGCTCTTATCCGCCAAGGTCATAGGGGTCATTGATGGGGCGACCATTAAAATCCTGACCTCCTCCAATAACTCCAATATCGAATTCAGGGTAACGCTGGCGGAAATTGAGGCCCCCGAAAAATATCAGGCGTTTGGGGATAAGGCTAAACAGGCTCTTGCGGATAAAACCACAGGCCGGGAAATCACTTTAAGAGTGGTCCGCCAGGATCGATATGGGGATGTCTTTGCCTTTATCTTTATCGGCGAACGCTGGATAAATCTGGAAATGGTGGCGGAAGGATATGCGTGGAGAGGCCAATATTCCCGCATAACGGAATTGGCCCAGGCGGAAAAAGAAGCGAGGCAGGGCCGGATAGGATTATGGGCGGATGAACACCCGATGCCCCCCTGGGAATACCGCAGCCAGAGACTGAACCCTCCTGAAGAACATAACCGGAATGAAGGAAGAAATATCCAACCCCTGTTCACCATTCAGTGGTGA
- a CDS encoding sialate O-acetylesterase: MAKFICMTAGVLLGMVAIGQAEPTLAPVFTDNMVLQREIAVPVWGKAEPGERISVSFAGQIKETQAAADGRWMVRLAPLKASHKPAELTVSGKTGITLKNILVGEVWLCSGQSNMEMGVGQVKEALKEIATADKPEIRFFMVPNSTAFAPKGEIEGAAWKVCDPAIIAQNGYGWAGFSAAGYFFGREINKELDVPVGLIESDWGGTPAQSWTPIEYLQANPVLAHYVDEYTRDCNIPKADLAGLEKQRTAIIAEMQKRAVDPGNKGEAAGWQNEGADLAGWDKVKVPNGWFPDKTIYGSVWFRRDVDVPESWAGRDLVLNLGLVDDFDTTYFNGRKIGAIGKDTPEWWTVKRCYKVPGTLVKAGRNTIAVRVFNDYMGGGLPSAPETFVLAPPVGANEESLKIAGEWFRKIEDGKAFPILPAFQNCPSCLYNAMIAPLIPFAIRGAIWYQGESNAGNAHEYSTLFPTMIKSWRDRWGQGDFPFYFVQLANFMPVKDQPSDSAWAELRDAQRQTLATFNTDMAVIIDIGDAKDIHPKNKQEVGRRLALNALANTYGRNVESSGPVARSMKIEEGAIRIFFDHCGGGLKARDSKVVKGFAICGADLKFVWADAKITGNSIMVSSPEVKDPVAVRYAWADNPVCNLINKSGLPASPFRTDHFKGITER, translated from the coding sequence ATGGCGAAATTCATTTGTATGACTGCGGGAGTGTTGCTCGGAATGGTGGCTATCGGACAAGCGGAGCCCACCCTTGCTCCGGTCTTTACCGACAACATGGTCCTCCAACGGGAAATCGCTGTCCCCGTCTGGGGTAAGGCCGAGCCGGGGGAGCGGATCAGCGTGTCTTTTGCCGGACAGATCAAGGAAACCCAGGCGGCCGCTGATGGCCGCTGGATGGTCAGGCTCGCTCCCCTTAAGGCCTCCCACAAGCCGGCTGAATTGACGGTGAGCGGCAAAACGGGGATCACCCTGAAAAACATTCTTGTCGGCGAGGTTTGGCTCTGCTCTGGGCAAAGCAATATGGAGATGGGCGTGGGTCAGGTGAAGGAGGCGCTGAAAGAGATCGCCACGGCGGATAAACCTGAGATCCGGTTTTTTATGGTTCCCAACTCCACGGCGTTCGCGCCCAAGGGCGAGATTGAGGGGGCTGCCTGGAAAGTTTGCGATCCCGCCATCATCGCTCAAAATGGCTACGGCTGGGCCGGCTTCTCGGCGGCAGGTTACTTCTTCGGCCGGGAAATTAACAAAGAACTGGATGTGCCGGTCGGGCTGATTGAGTCGGATTGGGGCGGAACGCCGGCCCAGTCCTGGACGCCGATCGAATATCTCCAGGCCAACCCGGTGCTGGCGCACTATGTAGATGAGTATACGAGGGATTGCAATATTCCGAAGGCGGATCTTGCCGGGCTTGAAAAACAACGTACTGCCATCATCGCGGAAATGCAGAAACGGGCAGTGGACCCGGGTAACAAGGGGGAAGCCGCTGGCTGGCAGAATGAGGGGGCCGACCTCGCCGGCTGGGATAAGGTCAAGGTGCCGAATGGCTGGTTCCCGGATAAAACAATCTACGGGTCGGTCTGGTTCAGGCGTGACGTCGACGTCCCTGAATCCTGGGCCGGCCGGGATCTGGTGTTGAACCTGGGCCTCGTCGACGATTTTGATACTACCTATTTCAATGGCCGGAAGATCGGGGCCATCGGCAAGGACACTCCCGAGTGGTGGACCGTCAAGCGCTGCTACAAGGTCCCAGGCACGCTCGTGAAGGCGGGCCGGAACACCATAGCGGTGCGGGTATTCAATGACTATATGGGGGGCGGTTTACCATCAGCTCCTGAAACTTTTGTCCTGGCGCCGCCGGTTGGTGCGAATGAGGAGTCACTGAAAATTGCGGGGGAATGGTTCAGGAAGATCGAAGACGGGAAAGCCTTCCCCATCTTGCCGGCGTTTCAGAACTGCCCTTCCTGTCTATACAACGCCATGATTGCGCCGTTGATTCCCTTCGCCATACGAGGGGCCATCTGGTACCAGGGCGAGTCCAACGCCGGAAACGCCCATGAATACAGCACTCTGTTCCCGACCATGATCAAAAGCTGGCGTGACCGGTGGGGCCAGGGCGATTTCCCGTTCTACTTCGTGCAACTTGCGAATTTCATGCCGGTTAAGGATCAGCCTTCCGACAGTGCCTGGGCCGAACTCCGTGACGCCCAGCGCCAGACCCTTGCCACATTCAATACTGACATGGCGGTCATCATTGATATCGGGGATGCAAAGGATATCCATCCGAAAAACAAACAGGAGGTCGGGCGCAGACTGGCCCTGAATGCCCTGGCCAATACCTATGGCCGGAACGTCGAATCCTCCGGCCCCGTGGCCAGGTCTATGAAAATCGAAGAGGGGGCCATAAGGATCTTTTTTGATCATTGCGGGGGTGGGCTCAAGGCCCGTGACAGTAAAGTGGTCAAGGGGTTTGCCATCTGTGGAGCGGATCTGAAATTCGTATGGGCTGACGCCAAAATCACAGGCAATTCAATCATGGTATCCAGTCCTGAAGTCAAAGACCCGGTTGCCGTCAGATACGCCTGGGCGGACAATCCGGTCTGTAATCTCATCAACAAAAGCGGTCTTCCCGCATCGCCATTTAGAACGGACCACTTCAAGGGCATTACCGAGCGGTGA
- a CDS encoding FAD-dependent oxidoreductase, translating into MTTSIHEPGRDLPVAGRFDVVVVGGGIAGVAAAVAAARNSVTVCLIDKESALGGLATLGNVTTWLPICDGHGRQVIGGLGEELLKLSVANLRNDNPTAQFVNIPACWRPGGKVAERKQLRYQTDFNPSDYLFALEKLVVDSGVKLMYDTRFCAIRREANGLSHLIVENKSGRFALACGTVVDATGDADVCFLAGERTESLNSNVPCGWYYTFKKGQLERHAHSNPYNSYGTQEGVHGPFFRGDDGEQVTGHILKSRELARAKLAKLRELHPEEDVQLITPATIACFRMTRRLAGPFSLGEQHMHHWFDDTIGLTGDWRKAGPVYALPLRTLCAPHTPNLLVAGRCISADTTVWDVTRAIPTCVVSGEAAGTAAALAVRTTHSNVQALDIGALQQQLQSQGVLLDPALVKPLAATP; encoded by the coding sequence ATGACAACCTCAATACATGAACCCGGACGTGACCTCCCTGTTGCAGGGAGGTTTGATGTGGTGGTGGTGGGCGGCGGAATTGCCGGCGTGGCGGCCGCCGTCGCGGCCGCACGAAACTCTGTCACGGTCTGCCTGATCGACAAGGAAAGCGCACTAGGTGGACTCGCCACCCTGGGTAACGTCACGACCTGGTTACCGATTTGTGATGGCCATGGCCGCCAAGTGATCGGCGGGCTTGGTGAAGAACTGCTGAAACTCTCAGTCGCCAATTTGCGAAACGACAATCCGACCGCCCAATTCGTCAATATCCCGGCCTGCTGGCGTCCGGGCGGTAAGGTGGCGGAACGGAAGCAGCTTCGCTATCAGACCGATTTCAATCCGTCCGATTACCTCTTTGCCCTTGAAAAACTGGTGGTGGATTCGGGCGTAAAGCTCATGTATGACACCCGGTTCTGCGCCATCCGCCGCGAGGCCAATGGTCTTTCGCACCTCATTGTTGAAAACAAATCCGGTCGCTTTGCCCTTGCCTGCGGCACGGTCGTGGATGCCACAGGTGATGCCGACGTTTGTTTCCTGGCCGGCGAAAGAACCGAGTCGTTGAATTCCAACGTCCCCTGCGGTTGGTATTATACGTTCAAAAAGGGTCAGCTTGAGCGACATGCGCATTCAAATCCTTACAATTCCTACGGCACGCAAGAGGGGGTCCATGGCCCCTTCTTCAGGGGCGATGATGGCGAGCAGGTAACCGGTCATATCTTAAAATCCCGCGAACTGGCCCGTGCCAAACTGGCCAAACTCCGCGAATTGCACCCCGAAGAGGACGTGCAGCTTATCACCCCGGCCACTATCGCCTGCTTTCGTATGACGCGGCGTCTGGCCGGCCCGTTTTCCCTTGGCGAACAGCATATGCATCACTGGTTTGATGACACCATCGGGCTGACGGGAGACTGGCGGAAGGCCGGCCCGGTATACGCCCTGCCCTTGCGAACCCTCTGCGCGCCCCACACCCCCAACCTTCTCGTGGCCGGACGGTGCATTTCCGCCGACACCACGGTATGGGATGTGACGCGTGCCATCCCCACCTGCGTGGTCTCAGGGGAAGCGGCAGGCACGGCCGCGGCGCTCGCGGTCAGAACGACACACTCCAACGTTCAGGCGCTGGATATCGGAGCCTTGCAGCAGCAGCTTCAATCGCAGGGCGTATTGCTCGATCCCGCCTTGGTCAAACCTTTAGCCGCCACTCCCTGA
- a CDS encoding VTT domain-containing protein, translated as MNKKKLWAKGIVLVAIVAGLAYVTVMYAAPLTRFLSNANKVGDYLASFGIWGAAIFVLFQAVQVVIAPIPGEVTQFAGGFIYGTIPGTLFSMIGILMGSVVVFALGRWFGLPLLQVMMPAKSFDKFGFLLNHPKTELIIVMLFLIPGSPKDILTYIAGLTPVRPLHFFIAAMVARFPGILLSSYIGAHVEAKAYGPVIAASVIALGLFVAGVLMQDRMVRLVQRRKEKSGSGG; from the coding sequence ATGAATAAAAAGAAGCTGTGGGCAAAAGGCATAGTACTGGTGGCGATTGTGGCGGGATTGGCCTATGTCACGGTAATGTATGCCGCCCCTTTAACCCGGTTCCTCAGCAATGCAAATAAGGTGGGGGACTACCTTGCCTCCTTTGGCATATGGGGTGCGGCAATATTTGTCCTGTTTCAAGCGGTGCAAGTGGTGATTGCCCCGATTCCGGGCGAAGTGACCCAGTTTGCCGGCGGGTTTATTTATGGAACCATCCCGGGCACATTATTCTCAATGATCGGAATTTTGATGGGTTCAGTGGTCGTATTCGCCCTGGGGCGCTGGTTCGGCTTGCCTTTATTGCAAGTGATGATGCCTGCAAAATCTTTCGATAAATTTGGATTTCTGCTGAATCATCCTAAAACCGAGTTAATTATTGTGATGTTGTTCCTTATTCCCGGCAGCCCCAAGGATATCCTGACCTACATTGCCGGACTGACGCCGGTCAGGCCGCTCCATTTTTTTATCGCCGCCATGGTCGCCCGGTTCCCCGGCATTCTGCTTTCTTCTTACATCGGCGCCCATGTGGAGGCCAAGGCCTATGGCCCCGTCATTGCGGCATCGGTCATCGCCCTGGGCTTGTTCGTTGCGGGAGTGTTGATGCAGGACCGGATGGTCCGGTTGGTTCAACGACGTAAGGAAAAGTCAGGGAGTGGCGGCTAA
- a CDS encoding YcgN family cysteine cluster protein, producing MKSGTTERPFWKRKALGAMTRAEWDSLCDGCARCCVIKYEDPDTLKVHYTKWACRHLDLESCRCACYGTRKKRMPECVDLFRCTPETLAWLPASCTYRLLTEGHDLPSWHPLITGNPDSTCRAGMSVRGHVIPEPVGNYE from the coding sequence ATGAAGAGCGGAACAACAGAGCGTCCCTTCTGGAAGCGCAAGGCGCTGGGGGCGATGACGCGCGCGGAGTGGGACTCCCTTTGCGACGGGTGCGCCCGATGTTGTGTCATCAAGTATGAAGACCCTGACACCTTGAAGGTCCATTACACCAAGTGGGCTTGCCGCCATCTCGATCTTGAGAGCTGCCGTTGTGCCTGCTATGGCACCCGGAAGAAACGGATGCCGGAATGCGTGGACTTATTCCGGTGTACCCCGGAGACGCTGGCCTGGCTGCCGGCCAGCTGCACCTACCGCCTGTTGACCGAAGGGCATGATCTGCCGTCGTGGCATCCGCTGATTACTGGAAATCCGGACTCCACCTGTCGGGCCGGGATGTCGGTGCGAGGCCATGTGATTCCTGAGCCGGTTGGTAACTATGAATAA